From the genome of Pseudomonadota bacterium, one region includes:
- a CDS encoding PH domain-containing protein — translation MGYVEQNLMEDETIELACKLHPIVLLAPAMTTSFLAGSLSMLQDIPLAFGIVVVLLAFSAYRLLCRLVLYLTSEYAITSKRVLGKTGFIRRKSLDIVLSKVEAIRLTQSISGRILDYGDIEVTGTGGTEEMLCFIPAPLEFRMAIQQQLSILSNETGHDQHPEHQ, via the coding sequence ATGGGCTATGTAGAACAAAACCTCATGGAGGATGAAACGATAGAGCTTGCGTGTAAGCTTCATCCGATCGTGTTGTTGGCTCCGGCTATGACCACATCCTTCCTTGCGGGCTCCCTTTCGATGTTGCAGGATATCCCGCTCGCCTTTGGCATCGTTGTTGTGTTACTGGCCTTCTCGGCCTACAGGTTGCTCTGTCGGCTAGTGCTCTATCTGACATCTGAGTATGCGATAACTTCGAAGCGGGTTCTTGGAAAGACCGGCTTTATCCGCCGCAAATCGCTCGACATCGTATTAAGCAAGGTAGAGGCGATCCGTTTAACGCAGTCTATATCTGGGCGCATCTTAGATTACGGTGATATCGAAGTAACCGGTACTGGGGGTACCGAGGAGATGCTCTGTTTTATCCCAGCGCCGCTAGAGTTTCGAATGGCGATCCAGCAACAGCTCTCGATTCTATCGAATGAAACCGGTCACGATCAGCACCCTGAACACCAGTAG